The Branchiostoma lanceolatum isolate klBraLanc5 chromosome 12, klBraLanc5.hap2, whole genome shotgun sequence DNA segment TCAAATGATGACAACACAGTAACAAAGACAGAAATTTACAGGTAAAGTCCATAATGAATTTGATCACGGGGCGAGGGGTGTTTTTAAAATTAGCGTCTTTATAATACCTTGAcattatatttcataatcaagcTACTGTTGATATGGTATATCATTCATAAGTAGTTTGAACACGGCAATTCACGAAATGGTTAACAATTCACACAACCAATGAACGCATATGTTCACAATTAAACGCACTCTGTGTACATTTCTTCAAATGGCTGCAATATCAtttaacacatgtacacaagtgCAGTTCCAACGACATGTCAAGTACATAGAGACTAATAGCAAATTCCATAAATCGCTACATTTAATCAGCTACTGACCGACAGTTTCCAATACTTATGACACAGTGAGCTTCCTCCGCTACTGAAATGCCAGTGTTAAAGTTTTTGCATCGAATACATCGTTTGATTTAATATATAAACTGTAATAGAGACCTCACAGTATTCACTAAAGAAGCGGTCGTctaaaacttaaaaacaccttAGTGAATATCTGTTTCTAAACATGATTAGTTGAATAGTCGTTCGGACGTTTTGGAGGCATACTTAACCCAACAATTCTAGGTGTACAGTAAAACGTCTTATATTGGTAGTAAAGAAAGTGATAATTTCTGAGCAAAGTTTGCTTAGTCGTGTACAGAAATCATTTGTACTGCAGTTAAAATATAATCTTTATATCAGATCATAAGTCGAGCAGTTGGCACAGTGTACGCTTTGTCATTATGTGCATATACATTCAACCGGACACAATGAGTTAAAAATACAACACTGACAATGGCCGCGTTGGAAATGATGTAATTCTACCGTAGGCCAGAAAATACCATTAACAACGTGCATGGTGGCATTGAACCGTACCGGACgtagtaaggccacagcaagtaaattttatggatgacatcctccgcagactccaaaattaatgagatagggcgaaaaaaacaagccgtgccaaaaaaaaacaagattcgtatattttcaagttttgagatcataattcttgttaaatttactagaccccccccccccattatctatataatgtccttgctaggacaaatgcagaaaacagcttgttattataccatcatgggcaggaactacactgggtattcatatgcaaggaaTAGACTGTCAATGTCtgcgacatatttgcccatttttggctcgttgaccaccgtcggagtacaatgaaatttcttgttttttatttcgaaatcaggcgaaaattaatgagcgcgctgatgtcattacttgctgtggcctaagttgaAAACACAACACAGAAATATAGGCCACATCGGCAATGTTATCGTTTCTTCTTCAGCTTATTTTCTGAAATTTTCAGAGACCACTGTGAAGATGACAAACACCTGACGGGgtcttttgttttttcaacGGACCCTCGACTCATCAACCAAATGTTGACAGACATTcatttttggcaaaggtaatggcACTCTTCCGGAACCTCAGGGACGTCCATGACCCCCAGGATTCTCAACCCAGCCTCCTGGAGCATGGTACAGACCGACTGCTTCCCCCATATGGTCCCCAACCCCCTCCCCTTAAAGTGCATAGACACCGGGACACAGTGAAGAAGGCTAGTAGAATACATTACGGGGCCAAAGGGGTTACCAATGTTATCTGATATCTTGGAATTCCCCTTGatttcaaccaatgagaagAGCCCGCCGGGCTTGAGAATCCGGCGGACCTCTTTGAGAGCATCTTCCGGGAATGCCACGTCATGGATGGCGTCGAAGGCGGTGACGTAGTCGAACTTGCTGGACCAATCAGCGGGGAGCTTAGCTGCGTCGTGGGCCTCGAAGTAGGTGTTGGTGAGGTCCTCGGCCGCTGCTTCCTTGGTGGCGGCGG contains these protein-coding regions:
- the LOC136446108 gene encoding S-adenosylmethionine-dependent methyltransferase Rv2258c-like, which produces MYLVRRSHHEDTLVDHFIPTITGLKEKLESGIHVIDLGCGRAAPSLILASRFPNSAFYGIDLDAKAMAAATKEAAAEDLTNTYFEAHDAAKLPADWSSKFDYVTAFDAIHDVAFPEDALKEVRRILKPGGLFSLVEIKGNSKISDNIGNPFGPVMYSTSLLHCVPVSMHFKGRGLGTIWGKQSVCTMLQEAGLRILGVMDVPEVPEECHYLCQK